CTTCTTGTTGGcgtttttacttattttataaggaaTCTAAATTAATTTATTGGTTGTTGTattcaaatttttatattttttttcttttaaattattattttactctcCTTACGTTTTTGTTATTGGCATCTGTGTAATGCAGTCCATATTTAACGTTTTTGTTAACGCGAAATGTGCCAAAAATGGGGAGTTTTAATTTTGTcttccatttttaaataaattctaTTTGTGAACGCGCCAAATTGAATGTAAAATGTTTGGCAACTATGAACCAAATGATGGGCTGCACTTTTCAAAAAGATAACACAAATTGACatcacttatgtacgaaatagtCTTCTttcttttacttttaaaataaaatacttgaaGTAACTACTCATAAAATGTAATTGTAATCGTTATACCGAACTTCATAAATCCTAATATTGATGATAATggcgtttttaataaaaacaaatatactGAAATAATATCGTCAGTTTTATTAGATCCTCACGCTTCACCCGTAGTGATTATTTATTGTACGCTTCGTGTATTGAGTTGTATCCCCGGAGCTTCGATATATAGTGCTGACTGTACTTGGCTGTGCActgttttatgttttattaaCGTGTCACGCTTGGCATTTATTTTCGAGCCTCGATTCTCTGTACCGCCTTTTCTGCATGGTGTTTTATTTCCCTTAACACTATTCACCGGCCACTATGCAGCTTCGCCATCATTTCTGTTTAttctttatttacctactttacattttattttattataatttaagtcactttttattttctggaacaattattttcaattagTTTTTTCACACGATTGCATTTTGAAAAATGAACAATGGAATCCCAGTTAGGTTACGTTTATTTTTCGAACGCGTTTGGGGACCTCCCCACATTTGTTTTTTGGTTTGATCTGTTTGCAGGTAAAAAGTTATTCTCGTGTTCGCTATGCGGGAAGGTATTATGCTCGAAGGCGTCGCTCAAGCGGCACATTGCCGACAAACACGCCGAGAGGCAGGAGGAGTACAGATGCACCATCTGTGAGCGAGTATACTGCTCGAGGAACTCCCTGATGACCCATATATACACCTACCACAAGTCGAGGCCGGGGGAAACCGATCAGATTCGGTTTTTTTAGTGACTACTCGGACGGAGTTGGCGCGGCGCGCGGCAGTGTTCTAGCAAAGAGAACCATCAGAACAACCTCGCCTATACCACCGCACTCCCAGGTCAGACATAGCTTTAGCAGCTAAGGATAAGACGCTAACTCATTAACAGTGACTTTCTAATAATAATCATGCACCGTTTTAATCTTAAGCTAGGGTTAAGGTTCCTTTTCCgtttacatttaaaatatacGATACTTTTTTTGACACTTAAATTTTTTTGggaatattttcttttattatttttttcaatttgtttAATATCCTGAGCCGAGTGCCCTCTCCCATCGAGATTCGCAGTTTTGACGTTGTTGTGTTGCTTGAAGCATGCTTCTATCATTTTGTTATCACGTGTTTCTGTGTCATTGTGGTTGAGAGAATTTTCTaagatttgaataaaaaaatcgtgatTACTGTGTAGTTAGTCAATGTGTACAGTgcatattattagtattataataataactattattattactataacCTCATACATTCTCCATTATTAATAATTGCTATAACAGTAACTTTCAATTAATACTCCTTTTATAGTCTTGTCTGAGAGATTCGCTGTTCGGTTCCCAGCCGAATGGCTTAACGGAGCGGTATAATAGAACTGTCTTTAATTTTGCAGCTGTACCGCCCCTCCGTATGCCCCCGCCGACCGCCGGCGGGATCAACGAGCCACAAGAGTGTCCGTACTGCCGCCGGACATTCTCTTGTTACTATTCCCTGAAGCGACACTTCCAAGACAAGCACGAGCAGTCCGACACCCTGTACGTGTGCGAGTTCTGCCACCGAAGGTACCGGACTAAGAACTCCCTGACGACGCACAAGAGTCTGCAGCACCGCGGCTCCAGCGGCATGCTGAAGCGCCTGCTGAAGACCTCGGCGCTGCAGAGCGCGCTCGCGCCCTCCCCGCATCACCTGTTCGACTTGGGCGCCAGCGACCACGCGCCCCAGCTACCCCCTGGCCTTCAATGACCACAAACCATGGCTTAAATCGGTGGCTACTTCACCCTCGCACGAGTGCGCTCGGGCCCACCCGCTCGCATTCGGCGCGAGGCACAATGGACGCGGATACGAAAGGGATAGCATCATGTGCAATATAACGGACAATGCCAAAACAATGCAGGACTTTGCCGCATTATTAATTAATCGTATTATAATTAGTTAAATATTGACgttagttttaaaattacatGAACAGTATTGTCGCGCGGGCGCCGCACGATGTGGGCGCCCTTGCTTAATGAAAGGCGAAGCGTGCCCGCATCGCGGGGCCTCGCTTAGTGTACGCTTCGACGATCGAACTTCGCTTTGTGACATTATAATGTAACAGTACTAAAGTTACTGGCATTTTCTAGTGAAAATGTTCAAACAGTGTTCAAAATGACAATGTAATCCAGAGCAATActaaagtattaatatttctaGTACTGCCAAAATTATGCCAACCGTATTGTGAAAGAAgaacgttttttttaaatcactttTCGATTAATGTTTAGTGTCAAATTAGAATCGCTAACTGTACAAAAAAAACGTACAAATTTTAAACCGTAATTTTTAAAAcgcaaagaaaatattttttaaagcgACTTTTTCGGAACGCcaaaatctaaatttaaaaaaatacagattaTATAGTAATTAATTAACCAAAaaaattagattaaaaatgttGATGTTGAGTAAAAAACAAAGACTTCTTAGAATCTGATTTCGAAAGTACAAAATTAATGTCTAATTGAAACATATGTGTAATCTATGTGCGTTTGGCTTCAATTCTAATGGTATCATCAAGTAGCCGTGCCTTCGTTCTTCTTCATGCCATTAAGTATTGGTGAAGGTTGCGAGGAGCGCGGCGTGGACTGTGTGGCGTGGCGAGGACAGTTGGCGGACGAGCCGCCGCCGAGACTTACAGGGTTGCGAGGCACGCACGCCGCGAGAGGGTCTTCGAAAAGGTTCGGTTCGACGATCGTATACGTGTGCATGATTTCAAATCATGATGTAAAAGTAAAGCGTTTCTTCTGTAATAAATTACGTAGTTTTAGGTATTAATAGAATTATATTTAATCTGTATCCAATTTCGGATTTCTCTCTATGAGTGTATAGTGGTTCTTATTTAAATGTCGACCAACGTAGCGGACGTCTCGTTATTGAAAATttattagattattattattatattattctcAAAAATCTTAGGATAACCATAAGATGGCTGcagattgtaaaaaaaatattttatttacttatttaatgaTATTATAGGAAATTGCTTAGGAACCGTTTCGTCTGAAATTAAAACATATCTGCTCAGGGTGTACATTGGCGAACGATAAACCTATCAGGAACTACAGGCGAACTCCCGACATATCACAAAATAATATGTACGAAGACACCTCAAGGAAAATATATAACACCGTGATATTTCACAAGCCAAAGAAAGGGGATATACATATGCCAATATGCATTTATTTCCAGTAGAATAAAACATTCTGAAAAATctaaagaaaaattaaaaataaaattaggtatcgTGCCATATCCAAATTATTGTTAATCAGTATCTTCTTCCGTAtactatatatatacctatgaaTACCTATGAATTTAAAAGCCGACATATCAGTCACTGAAAGTGAATCGTCAGTAAAGATCAGATCATCAATTTTCAATCAATGCACAATTTCATCTTCGTCAGTCGAGGATTAtgcatttatttttccaattatAAGTATAACTTGAGTTAagaattttaattttagattttgtattttaatttccTTTTTCGGAATGTTACATATTCGTACTTTGTGATATGACTATATTTAATGGAACGTTATTTGGTATTTATCCAAATacttagttataacatttaattTTCGTAATTTGAACCTCAGCTTAGatattaaacaaaacaaaagcagGGTTCACCCGTTTCGGAAATAATCATTTTCTAATTTTTTGAGGTCATCCCCAGCTTACAACGCATATACCTCCTTTTTCGTAATACCTCAagtatattattttgtttttaatttttatttcaatgTTACACATACTGGCTGTATAGAAGAGTAATTTCGTTTTAAACGCGTTCAGTTCGGTTCGTTCGGACAAGAATCATTAGCCGAAGCTTAGATGAGACAACAAGCGGGTAGTTTGAATTGTAAATACTTATAAGTTAGAAATTACATCGTAAATCGTGGCATCATTTGGGAATAGAAGCCTCGTGATATTATTAACTAAATGGTAAAATAGATAAAATCATTAACGGAAAggatttttatatattattctaCTAATGGATTTATTGATAGTGAAACTTAGACGTAGTCTTTCCATAACGTTTAGTGTTTGTGTTTGTTGTTTTCGCTGTGCAATTATTTCTTATCGGTTTGGCTGTTTGTAAACTAGGTTGTTGAcgtcgttatttttttttggtagttTCCCACCTATTTGGAATTCTTAATTcgaaattttgatctcagttgACAGCTGCGTACTACATCAATTTCGGAGACAGCCGTTTGTGATTGTTATTAGGTCTTAAAAGTGAATTTGCGTTAAGTTTGGATATGTGTCGGCAAAAAACGGGACCGCAGCTATGAAATTCAAAACCAGAACGAAATCTATAAAAAATAACAGCGAAACGATGAAAACGTTTGATATTTTGCAATGTATACCAAAATACTGCATTTTTATGTATAGTAAGTCGATAAGTGAGAAACTTTTgtaatacttaaaataaaatcgcCCTCTGATTATAACGATATAATTTCGCATTGCCAGTTGAGTTTTGTTAAGTTTACTAATGAAATATATAAACCGACTGTGTTACTAAGTAGGGTAATGCACAAAATAACAACAAGATGCCTTCTTAACAGTACAACTATAACAATAGCCTACTAAGTAAATATGTAAGATACCATACTTGGGATACTTTGTGGGGGCGTCATAATAGGCTCAGTAAATGCTTTACATTCGCTCGGAGAAGATCGAGCggttttttgacttttttttgagtttttgcacctcctaaaaaatatcaaaatgctCGAATCTTCTGCTTACGCGTATATTGGAATCTGCATTTAATAAGGCTTTTATCTCTTTGCTCAATTTGACCAGTAGACTTTTTAGTCTTAAACCgcctgcaaaaaaataaataaaaaaaccccCACAAACAAACATAAATGAAACAGCAAGTATTTTTGTTTTCTTAGCGACGTAATTATAAacgataaatataaaaataatgcaaCTTACGCTAAAAATACATTTAACGCAAAAATGCAACttaaaataagattaaaaactaaatatcattaaaatattcATATCAGTAACATACAAGTTCACAAACGGATTCacaaaataacagttttaggaatatgTCTTAACGATTTTAAGTATTACCTCCAACTActtataattttaatgtattacTTACACTTAGCGTCTCCAGGACAAGTCAATATATACGTGATTTATATTTAtctaatacaatataatatattgtaAATGCCAAACTAAGTTATAGCACTTGTTACATAGTTTTTCCcatacatacattatttttgttgaccATTTCCATGTTTAAAATGCAATAGTATATCGTCTGTCTTTAAAGTACCCGGTccatattatttgtatggcCGGACTTTAAGGGTTATTACATTTAACTCTTCACAGGAAACGTTGTCAAGCTTTTTCACGAATCAGAACAAGAaccaataaattataataaaaaaagaccACCAACAAACCCCTTTTTTCCTTAATcgtgtaaaaaaatgttaagattttttttgttcaaaTTATTGGTAATATTTTCGTGAAATCGAAAACGTGAAAGTTAGGAAGTCTCCTGCGGGAAGGTAGATGTAATAACCCCTTTAGATACAGATGACCCAGTACCTACAATAGATAATAGAAATATTTCAGTTGCTCGGCCAGGGTAGTGGAAATCAACATGAGAATATACCGACTTCATTGTTTTATTTGAtaacttaataataaataatgggCATCGGATACCAATATACCCCTTACGGTAGACGAATTTTAATCTCATATTAATTTGATATTGTTTGACATGACTTACAATATATCTCATCTACACTTAGCAGAGCGAGCGAGATGTACTTAGAGTAGTATCAAATTAATATCAAATCAGTGTGGTTATTAAAATCGATTGCCTCTCTTCGCCGCATGCGCAACATTTAACATAAGGGTACGTTTACATTGTGTCAACTGATGCATACAAATGTCAGACGTAGCAGTCAACGCAGTGTAAAACaccttaataattattatattaattctGATCGCCTTTTCTAATATCATGTTGCAAGATTGTTGTTTTACATTGTTTCTCCAAAGTCGGTGTACTCTTAAATCAATAGCTTTAATGTTATATCAGTATCTTCcactttattataataatacagTTAAAGCAATAGTTCCCAATCTGCCAACGTAAGTACCTCAGTAATTATAGTTATATACTTTATATAATCTATTAAACAGTTACAGCCAGCAGCCGTCGCCATGTTTTCGATAGTTTCAGTATTATTTTCATGTTATGTATGTTAAGTTGGTCCTTCTCCTTAACTGATCAGTTCAGGAGACCAAAGTGCACTCAAAAGCTATAAAAATTTGTCGTTTTGTATGAAAGTGTTTACAGAGGTGATCCTTTTTTATTGCTTTCGAGTGTAGGCGGCGATCTGCAGCTTCAGTGAATAGTGACATAAAATGTAGTTCCGTAAATCAAAGTGCACTTACAACTTTTATATAAATACCTGATAAGTATTATATACTAAGGAATAGATTCACGTACTCCCGGCCGAGCAACCATCGTTGATTCCCCGTCTTTTAcaatatataaatgtatttacaatttacacACTTATGACATACAATATACTCACAGTTATTGCTATAAGTAACTTTTTATCTACAGATAAAATAAAGCTTGGTGTGATTGAGTTAAAAATTAAGGTCAGCGCCTTCGGAATGTCATATGCTGGTTTTTTCGTGTTCAAAAAAAAACTGCCAGTAGTTTTAAAAAATCTGTTAAACCTCTTTCGGAACGATCAATTACGGATATTAAGAAAATCGCATCTCCGAAAGTAGCGAGCCTGGTTTTTAACAGAATAACACCTCTTGTTATACTCGGGTGAACATTTTATAcacagaaatatttttttatgagatAACAATTATATGTCAAAGTTAATTAAGTGGCAATTCTAATTTTAACTGCACTATATTTTGCTGACACACTTAGGattagatttttctttttttcgtaATTTAATGTATGCACGATCTGCGTTTTTCATAGCATCGATTTTTTAAGCATCGCGAGCGCTTCGGGGTCTCGGCAAAGATTTttctttaattaatattattctgATTAAACTGAAAAACCGAAGCGCTGACGACCGAATAAGCCTAAACTAATATTGTGTTATATTGTAAAAGTTATAGTTTGCCATCGTTGATCAAAGAAGAAAATATGTGTTAAACGTTTAGTTAGTGAGTTTTGTTATACTTTTAAAGTTCTGGTTCGGATGTGGGGTGTACAGAAATGTTTCATAGTCGTGTATGATcgagtaagtaggtaggtgTGGTGGCTCCGGCCGCGTACGAGTTAGGCTTCTCTAAATTGTTGTAAGTTGAAACATCTATTCAGTCGGTGAAGACACTTAAAGTACTATTGTTGTAGATTGTAATATGGAATCGATTTTAAAGAGGTGGGCGAAGCGGCTATTGACATCTTTGGGCTAGTTTTGACACTAGTTCGTAGTGTAGGGGAGATTTCAGGCGTGAGGTGCCAGTCATGTCAGATCAATGTTTTTGAGATTCATAACTGCTTTGTGCATGCATCCACACCGGAGTTAACTTTTGGGGACCAACACTGTGCAATGGTAACATTCAGGTAACTTCTGTGCCTacagataggtaggtacctaatgtagcAGTAACGCTTGGAAACGTTATTCTACAAAAGTAGCTGCGGTATAGATGGCTATAGAGCGCACATCGATTAAAGTGCGATCGCTGAGCACGAATAATGTCGTACATTGACCTGTTATTGCTAACGGATGTCTCTCGGTTAGGACTTCGGCTCACACAAGTAAGATTAGTAGAAGCTATGTGCGGAATTCCATTGGTCGGATACTCCTCGGCGAAGGAATATCGTGATGAAACCTTATACAATATGCGAAGAAATTTAAAAGTGTATGTGTAAATAGTATACTTAGCCCAAATCTTCTTGAGAGAGGAGGCCTAGGGTCAGGAGTGTGACGTAGTAAATGattataatgatgatgatgacatatcCGTACCTCGCCAACTATACTAAAGCTTTCAAATACATTTCGTACACATGAGTCACTACAATAGTATTGCGAGTAAGCATAATATAAGGTCAATGAACGAAATTCTCCACGCTCAGTGGCCGCACTTTAAGCCTTAAGGAGATTAGAGTGACAACCCTATAGATGTTCAGGGGTGTCACTAGCCGCTGCGCATGAGTGTCTTTACTTGTTTTGATGTTGTTGATATATGTGAATAAGGAATCGTCTCGGGCAGTTGGCACATATCAGTTGTCGGAAAACTTAGTACTATAAGTATCTTTGAATCTGACTCGCAAAACGAAACTGTCATTTCAGACTTGTTTTTAAAAGTGATTTTAGATTTCCTTTACTGAAATCTGCGTTTGAATTCTCAGAATAACAGTTGAGTGtaataaaagtataaaataaactcGCAGTGATTCCATTGatgaattgtatttttattttaacccctTAGCCACCCCTTCAATTTAATATCTTAAACAATCCCATTAAACTTACCGCGGCATAACTACCACAATGTTGCCTGTCTCGTTAGAGCGAGAACTATGTCATGTAATGTTGCGCAGATTATGCGCAAGTCAcacaagcggtgtgccgtctttcaaaaggatctgtatattacaacgcgcaccGGCAAACGCGCAAATGCTCCTGTATGCAATGCACAGGcatttcatatatattcatatcATTTATTGCATACATGTGTTTACAGTAGGTCTTATTTATATCTTAGGTTACAACATACACCCGTATACCCGTAAGGGCATAAGAACATTTGTTACTTATCATTTAACACCAGTGACCTGTATTATTAggtttaaaattacaattacataCTAACAAAGAATTATAGTGGTCCAGTGGAGTCTGATATAGATTCAGTAAAGATTCTTTTTAGAGTCCTTATCTTTAGAATTCGGCTCGGTTTTTAAAAACTGTAATCATTACGTCGAAATTTAACTTGTTTGAAAC
The genomic region above belongs to Cydia splendana chromosome 13, ilCydSple1.2, whole genome shotgun sequence and contains:
- the LOC134796301 gene encoding broad-complex core protein-like, with amino-acid sequence MPPPTAGGINEPQECPYCRRTFSCYYSLKRHFQDKHEQSDTLYVCEFCHRRYRTKNSLTTHKSLQHRGSSGMLKRLLKTSALQSALAPSPHHLFDLGASDHAPQLPPGLQ